From the genome of Vulpes lagopus strain Blue_001 chromosome 2, ASM1834538v1, whole genome shotgun sequence, one region includes:
- the LOC121479269 gene encoding protein FAM187B-like produces the protein MARVVSCPPPQPQSTMLTTLCLLLNLATPLLGFYPSFSCPSERQCQTALLSDNDIFLLCNSSGAQWNFFFMNNRANWPNKVDSVSNIEIIPGTGILIRSPLPSQTGFYHCQDENGIQVVQYEVDFQDVSTLHITHKGLGQKPLQNETLSLGGEELIFTRWEPWQDCNRCGEPGERKRLGYCYIEEPLQKPVPCWLYLGDLKMWSTRLRPEMQVETCHVPCKTPTLDFITFDNFEISEESESVWLTCPLGSIYRPILWEANDMPLTWQGQLSNQDLNTVLEPANGGRQLRVFQPAIYKCFVQQELMARFNPRPFPDVPEALREEEAGRQQGAREASKGKAGPVLKGLKLTLLVGIVLGLLGLLGLLLKFFHHSQGKRSDQVLLVK, from the exons ATGGCCAGGGTGGTGTCCTGCCCACCGCCACAGCCCCAGTCCACCATGCTAACCACCCTGTGCCTGCTGCTCAACCTCGCCACCCCCTTGCTGGGGTTCTATCCTTCCTTCAGCTGTCCCAGTGAGAGGCAATGCCAAACAGCCCTCCTCTCAGACAATGACATCTTTTTGCTCTGCAACTCTTCTGGGGCACAGTGGAACTTCTTCTTCATGAACAACAGGGCCAACTGGCCCAACAAAGTCGACAGCGTTTCCAACATAGAAATCATACCTGGAACCGGCATTCTCATTAGGAGTCCGTTGCCCTCCCAGACAGGCTTCTACCACTGCCAGGACGAGAATGGCATCCAGGTGGTGCAATACGAGGTTGACTTCCAGGATGTCAGCACCCTGCATATTACACACAAAGGCCTGGGCCAGAAGCCCCTGCAGAATGAGACTCTGAGTCTGGGCGGCGAGGAGCTCATCTTCACCCGCTGGGAGCCCTGGCAGGACTGTAACCGCTGTGGGGAGCCGGGCGAGCGGAAACGCCTGGGGTACTGCTACATCGAGGAGCCCCTGCAGAAACCCGTGCCCTGCTGGCTCTACCTGGGGGATCTGAAGATGTGGTCCACCCGCCTGCGACCTGAGATGCAGGTGGAAACCTGCCATGTCCCGTGCAAAACACCAACGCTGGATTTCATCACCTTTGACAACTTTGAGATCAGCGAGGAGTCAGAATCCGTGTGGCTCACCTGCCCCCTGGGATCCATCTACAG GCCCATCCTCTGGGAAGCCAACGACATGCCCCTGACGTGGCAGGGCCAGCTCTCCAACCAGGACTTAAACACCGTTCTGGAACCCGCCAACGGCGGCAGGCAGCTGCGGGTCTTCCAGCCAGCCATCTACAAGTGCTTCGTGCAGCAGGAGCTCATGGCTCGGTTCAACCCCAGGCCCTTTCCCGACGTGCCGGAGGCcctcagggaggaggaggcaggccgGCAGCAGGGGGCGAGGGAAGCCTCGAAGGGGAAGGCCGGGCCTGTCCTCAAGGGGCTGAAGTTGACGCTGCTGGTGGGCATagtcctggggctgctggggctgctggggctgctgctcaAGTTCTTCCACCATTCCCAGGGCAAAAGAAGCGACCAGGTGCTGCTGGTGAAATAA